The following proteins come from a genomic window of Emys orbicularis isolate rEmyOrb1 chromosome 25, rEmyOrb1.hap1, whole genome shotgun sequence:
- the GSDMA gene encoding gasdermin-A translates to MFHKATKDLAKQVAPDGDLFPVSSLIDQDHFRPLYLVRNKPKKRFWMTRHRYYKTGVQLSDILVPGQDSRNLDIQDSHSITVEDCTDGRVEWTIKLPEDFVSTEMTLDAGSYQVKSIKVKRAEVSPADLEFLQGERKINMDHSIIRDLRKRRENLYVINEAVQALEESTLYKANTMEGNILNDICVHFSLKGTRGSKRVIVIPKDCVLAFRIKPLIIQSESWGISHHPDDETFVADGATAESNYSPDGGMEGLQSDVEKECAKLSQLSTDLRAKFLKSIIAVIINSDLLQELTLKLEEAFEDADKCELKSENPDLEDLLNNLQDSAGSIDLYLVGPVLYTLHALGELTEDQLLRLAQSVQKQIVSKQLELVRENASEIQHHTSLNEVFPFVVKSILKQDFHLKDAFSLDAKLVSSLQEEELNITKAMIELGGVTLQRNGPSFTGTGDLAAFSALSALYVALYALHLLSRSE, encoded by the exons ATGTTTCACAAGGCAACCAAAGACCTGGCAAAGCAGGTGGCTCCAGATGGAGATCTGTTCCCAGTTAGCAGCCTTATTGACCAAGATCACTTCAGACCCCTATACCTCGTTCGAAATAAACCAAAAAAGAGATTCTGGATGACTCGTCACCGCTACTACAAAACAGGAGTTCAGCTCAGTGACATTCTGGTACCTGGACAGGACAGCAGAAATCTAG ataTCCAGGATTCACACTCAATCACTGTTGAGGATTGCACCGATGGCAGAGTAGAGTGGACTATTAAGCTGCCTGAAGACTTTGTGAGTACGGAAATGACGCTAGATGCTGGCAGCTACCAAGTGAAGTCCATCAAGGTGAAAAGAGCAGAGGTCAGCCCAGCAGATCTCGAGTTTCTACAAGGAGAAAG gaaaatcaACATGGACCATTCCATCATTAGGGATTTAAGGAAGCGCAGAGAGAACTTGTATGTGATCAACGAGGCTGTACAGGCTTTGGAGGAGAGCACATTATACAAGGCCAACACCATGGAAGGCAACATTCTGAATGACATCTGTGTCCATTTTTCATTAAAG GGCACCAGAGGCAGCAAGCGTGTCATAGTTATCCCTAAGGACTGTGTCCTGGCGTTCAGAATCAAGCCGCTAATTATTCAAAGTGAATCATGGG GCATTTCCCATCATCCGGATGATGAAACATTTGTTGCAGACG GTGCAACAGCAGAATCTAATTACTCCCCAG ATGGAGGAATGGAAGGCCTGCAGAGCGACGTTGAAAAAGAATGTGCAAAGCTCTCACAGTTGTCCACAGATCTGCGTGCCAAGTTCTTAAAATCAATCATAGCGGTGATAATAAACAGCGACCTCTTGCAAGAACTCACACTCAAG CTAGAAGAGGCTTTTGAAGATGCTGATAAATGTGAGCTAAAGAGTGAGAATCCAGACTTGGAAGACTTGCTAAACAATTTACAGGATTCTGCAGGAAGCATAGATCTTTACCTTGTTGGGCCAGTTCTCTACACTCTACACGCACTTGGTG AGCTAACTGAGGATCAGTTACTGCGGCTGGCACAGTCTGTGCAGAAGCAGATTGTATCCAAACAGCTCGAGCTGGTGAGAGAGAACGCCAGTGAAATACAGCACCACACATCTCTCAATGAAGTCTTCCCTTTTGTG GTCAAGAGCATCTTGAAGCAAGATTTCCACCTGAAAGACGCTTTCAGCCTGGATGCCAAGCTGGTCTCCTCCCTGCAAGAGGAGGAACTGAACATAACCAAGGCAATGATAGAGCTGGGTGGAGTAACACTGCAGAGAAATGGACCTTCTTTCACTGGGACTGGAGACCTGGCTGCTTTCTCAGCCCTCAGTGCATTGTATGTAGCCTTGTATGCTTTACATCTTCTGTCTAGATCAGAGTAG
- the ORMDL3 gene encoding ORM1-like protein 3 yields MNVGTAHSEVNPNTRVMNSRGIWLSYVLGIGLLHVVLLSIPFFSVPVVWTLTNIIHNMSMYIFLHTVKGTPFETPDQGKARLLTHWEQMDYGVQFTASRKFLTITPIVLYFLTSFYTKYDRIHFIINTISLMSVLIPKLPQLHGVRIFGINKY; encoded by the exons ATGAACGTGGGGACGGCTCACAGCGAGGTGAACCCCAACACCCGGGTCATGAACAGCCGGGGCATCTGGCTCTCCTACGTGCTGGGGATTGGCCTGCTGCATGTGGTCCTCCTCAGCATCCCCTTCTTCAGTGTCCCCGTGGTTTGGACTCTCACCAACATCATCCACAACATG AGTATGTACATCTTCCTGCACACCGTGAAAGGAACGCCCTTTGAGACACCGGACCAGGGGAAAGCCCGGTTGCTCACGCACTGGGAGCAGATGGACTATGGGGTGCAGTTCACGGCATCGCGCAAGTTCCTGACCATCACGCCCATCGTGCT GTATTTCCTCACCAGTTTCTACACGAAATATGACCGGATACACTTCATAATCAACACCATCTCCCTGATGAGCGTCTTGATCCCCAAGCTGCCCCAGCTCCACGGAGTCCGGATCTTTGGGATCAACAAGTACTGA